The genomic interval GCCCAGTGAGAGCGCGTAGACAGATCCGGTGGCGGCGACCGTGTCGGCGATCGGGCGGGAGGTGAAGGTCTGGAAGAAGGGCTTCGCCAACAGCATCAGGCAGATGTTGTCGTCCACGACGACACAGGCGGCGTTGTCGTCGGTGAACTCCTGATTCACCTTCCAGCCCAGTGACTCGTAGAAGGTCTTGGACCGGTCCAGGTCGTTGACGGGCAGGTTCAGG from Nocardia wallacei carries:
- a CDS encoding VOC family protein; this encodes MASKMIFLNLPVNDLDRSKTFYESLGWKVNQEFTDDNAACVVVDDNICLMLLAKPFFQTFTSRPIADTVAATGSVYALSLGSTQEVDELTAAALAAGATEEVDETKRAQEAQVGMHGRSFIDPDGHHWEPFCMAYPGS